A DNA window from Flavisolibacter ginsenosidimutans contains the following coding sequences:
- a CDS encoding ATP-dependent DNA ligase, with translation MDNDNLHSGTEVVNQVDGMALFADLVTNIGRSTKTNAKMDALVNYFSSHADEKDKVWVIALFTGRRPKRVVNSTQLASYAIELAGLPFWLFEESYHTVGDLAETIALLLPESDVRQQSAEPLHYYIEQLKTLEKQNEEARKFFILESWQAMNRSEQFVFNKIITGGFRIGVSQALMVNALAKALNVDADKVAHRISGQWDPSTITFEELLGEEGVNTDISKPYPFYLAYAIEEDLSTLGEPSEWQVEWKWDGIRGQIIKREGELFVWSRGEGLMTDKFPEYHSLLNVLPDGLVLDGEIIPAVDGKPLPFALLQTRIGRKNVTKKQLQESPICFFAYDLLEYEGVDWRDKPLIERRAKLEEIIKSIHHPSLLLSDVVQFSSWEELAELRNESRNNGAEGFMLKRKSSIYGTGRRRGDWWKWKIDPLVIDAVMIYAQKGAGRRSNLYTDYTFAVRDGEKLIPFTKAYSGLTDKEFAQVDAFVKRNSLEKFGPVRTVKPELVFEIAFEGIAASSRHKSGVALRFPRMSRWRHDKKVEEINTLEDLKKMLEVYGK, from the coding sequence ATGGATAATGACAATTTACATAGTGGAACAGAAGTAGTCAACCAAGTTGACGGTATGGCCTTGTTCGCCGATCTGGTGACGAACATCGGCCGCAGCACAAAGACCAATGCAAAGATGGATGCGTTGGTGAATTATTTTTCTTCACACGCCGATGAAAAGGACAAGGTTTGGGTGATTGCATTGTTCACGGGCCGCAGACCGAAACGCGTTGTCAATTCAACGCAGCTTGCTTCGTACGCGATTGAACTTGCCGGTCTGCCTTTTTGGTTGTTCGAAGAAAGCTATCATACCGTTGGCGATCTCGCGGAAACCATTGCCTTGCTCTTGCCCGAAAGCGATGTGCGCCAACAAAGCGCCGAGCCCTTGCATTATTACATCGAGCAATTAAAAACACTGGAAAAACAAAACGAAGAAGCCCGTAAGTTTTTTATTCTTGAGTCGTGGCAGGCCATGAACAGGTCGGAACAATTTGTTTTTAATAAAATTATTACGGGTGGTTTTCGCATCGGCGTGTCGCAGGCATTGATGGTGAATGCACTTGCAAAAGCATTAAATGTCGATGCCGATAAAGTTGCGCACCGCATCAGCGGGCAATGGGACCCGTCAACGATAACGTTCGAAGAACTGTTGGGCGAAGAAGGCGTGAACACCGACATTTCAAAACCCTATCCTTTTTATTTGGCTTATGCGATTGAAGAAGATTTGTCAACGCTCGGTGAGCCAAGTGAATGGCAGGTCGAGTGGAAGTGGGACGGCATTCGCGGACAGATTATCAAACGCGAAGGTGAATTGTTTGTGTGGAGCCGCGGCGAAGGTTTGATGACCGATAAATTCCCGGAGTATCATTCGTTGTTGAATGTGTTGCCTGATGGTTTGGTTCTCGACGGCGAAATTATTCCGGCCGTTGACGGGAAGCCTTTGCCTTTTGCTTTGTTGCAAACACGCATTGGAAGAAAGAACGTAACAAAAAAACAATTGCAAGAATCGCCCATTTGTTTTTTTGCTTATGATTTGTTGGAATACGAAGGCGTTGACTGGCGCGACAAACCTTTGATTGAACGAAGAGCAAAACTGGAAGAGATCATCAAAAGCATTCATCACCCATCGCTTTTGCTTTCCGATGTTGTTCAATTTTCATCGTGGGAAGAATTGGCGGAACTACGAAACGAATCACGCAACAACGGCGCGGAAGGCTTTATGCTCAAACGCAAAAGCTCTATTTATGGCACAGGACGAAGACGCGGCGATTGGTGGAAATGGAAGATTGATCCGCTTGTTATTGATGCGGTGATGATTTATGCGCAAAAAGGAGCGGGGCGAAGAAGCAATCTTTACACAGATTATACGTTTGCCGTTCGCGATGGTGAAAAACTCATTCCGTTTACAAAAGCGTATTCGGGTTTAACCGATAAAGAATTTGCGCAAGTAGATGCTTTTGTAAAACGAAATTCGCTTGAAAAATTTGGACCCGTACGAACGGTGAAACCAGAACTTGTTTTCGAGATTGCCTTTGAAGGCATTGCGGCCAGCAGTCGTCACAAAAGCGGCGTGGCGCTTCGTTTCCCGCGCATGAGCCGCTGGCGGCACGATAAAAAAGTAGAGGAGATTAATACGCTGGAGGATCTTAAAAAAATGCTGGAAGTTTATGGCAAGTAA
- a CDS encoding c-type cytochrome, translating to MKKTILLFFIVALVAFSSFIIHNADDDPVPIPPSPQRTGGDAQKGYDYLINGDYIRSGVPYNLYLLGFGSDSNNYLGRTGINTKISHAFTAVKAANGQTVVAPNCLQCHAQVFKGKLIVGLGNSLADFTKSKTLDANNMMLLEKMLKLQSPKGYEAAYEFIRASKAITAQLYSPVKGVNVADRLAALLVAHRNPSSFVWSDEAQLDIPSQLIPSDTPPWWLLKKKNAMFYNGFGRGDFGRFLMASNLLTVKDTSESALVDAHMPDVLAYIYSLTPPKYPNPVNKSLAAEGKVLFEKTCSGCHGTYGEKASYPNYLIPASIIQTDSMLYKANYSSPQFVNWFNKSWFTQGDHPAHLEPFEGYIAPPLDGIWVTAPYLHNGSVPTLEALLNSRHRPVYWSRNFDMPQYDYVNVGWKYTAETKNGLTTTYDTTLPGLGKGGHTFGDALSDKERTAVIEYLKTL from the coding sequence ATGAAGAAGACCATTCTTCTTTTTTTTATAGTTGCTTTAGTAGCTTTTTCTTCGTTCATTATTCACAATGCTGACGACGATCCCGTACCCATTCCGCCGTCGCCGCAACGCACGGGTGGCGATGCACAAAAGGGCTACGACTACCTTATCAACGGCGATTACATCCGCAGCGGAGTGCCGTATAACCTGTACCTGCTTGGCTTTGGTTCCGATAGTAATAATTATCTGGGCCGCACCGGCATCAACACAAAAATATCCCATGCTTTTACGGCTGTAAAAGCGGCCAACGGACAAACCGTTGTTGCGCCCAATTGCCTGCAATGCCACGCACAGGTTTTTAAAGGTAAGTTGATCGTTGGCCTGGGTAATTCGCTGGCCGATTTCACCAAAAGCAAAACGCTTGACGCCAACAACATGATGCTGTTGGAAAAGATGCTGAAGCTGCAATCACCCAAAGGTTACGAAGCCGCTTACGAATTCATTCGTGCCAGCAAAGCCATTACGGCGCAGTTATATTCACCCGTTAAAGGCGTGAACGTAGCCGACCGCTTAGCAGCTTTGTTGGTAGCCCACCGTAACCCTTCTTCTTTTGTCTGGAGTGACGAAGCGCAACTTGACATTCCGAGCCAACTGATCCCGAGCGATACACCCCCTTGGTGGTTGCTCAAAAAGAAGAATGCCATGTTCTATAACGGTTTTGGCCGGGGTGACTTCGGCCGCTTTCTTATGGCGTCTAATCTCCTTACAGTAAAGGACACGTCCGAGTCTGCGCTTGTGGACGCACACATGCCTGATGTGCTTGCCTACATCTACTCACTTACGCCGCCGAAGTACCCAAACCCGGTTAACAAAAGCCTGGCTGCCGAAGGAAAAGTTTTGTTTGAAAAAACTTGTTCCGGTTGTCACGGCACCTATGGCGAGAAAGCGTCTTACCCGAATTACCTCATCCCGGCTTCCATTATTCAAACCGATTCGATGTTGTACAAGGCTAACTATTCTTCGCCGCAGTTTGTGAATTGGTTTAATAAAAGTTGGTTCACACAGGGCGACCATCCTGCCCATCTTGAACCGTTTGAAGGATATATTGCTCCGCCGCTCGACGGCATCTGGGTTACTGCACCGTATCTGCACAACGGCTCAGTACCCACGTTAGAAGCTTTGTTAAACAGTAGACACCGGCCCGTGTATTGGTCAAGAAATTTCGACATGCCTCAGTACGATTATGTCAACGTAGGCTGGAAGTACACAGCAGAAACAAAAAACGGTTTAACAACGACGTATGATACAACCCTGCCAGGTTTAGGCAAAGGCGGTCATACCTTTGGCGACGCATTAAGCGATAAAGAGCGCACAGCAGTAATCGAATACCTGAAAACTTTGTAA
- a CDS encoding PAS domain S-box protein — MNIDSNSFLQDVSEGILALDADGYISYANPAVTLITGYSPTELQNKHLSILYNGPDDSIKAEYELALALKKGKFVSEGWRTTKEGKQFWGEMTLAPLYGHQEESNGFSCVVRDVTEKKKEEIEVRQNADRIRLMVEAVRDYAIFLLDTTGHIITWNEGARRIKGYSANEIIGKHFSTFYTAEDLEDKKPERELRIATATGKYEEEGWRVRKNGSVFWANVVITALFNEQNKLVGFSKVTRDLSERKGIEENLRANEERYRSLVEQVRDYGIFMLDESGRIISWNEGAKRIEGYEADEIIGKYFSIFYPEDDVLNGKPSYELKIARSEGKYEEEGWRVHKNGSQFWANVVITPIYNTAGILIGFSKVTRDLTERQEAERALRESYERYRVLAEELRATNHELSYANEELEQFTSIVSHDLQEPIRTVKSFLQLIHMKLNAQQAEDLKTYIDKAIHAADRMRELIRNLLHYSQLSKGEMIEERVGVKELVNAAVQNLKTSIERANAVITLESKIEAVEGDRVQLVQLVQNLISNAMKFTTADQPQIQISCYEEKGYVKFAVSDNGIGIAETDKNKVFEIFRRLHTKKDYPGTGIGLAICKKIVDRHRGKIWPESNPGKGTTFYFTLNEEKEKEPA, encoded by the coding sequence ATGAATATAGATTCAAATTCGTTCCTGCAGGACGTTTCTGAAGGCATTTTAGCGCTTGATGCCGATGGGTACATTTCCTACGCCAATCCCGCCGTTACTTTAATTACGGGCTATTCGCCGACAGAACTGCAAAACAAACACCTGAGCATATTGTACAACGGTCCCGATGACAGCATCAAGGCCGAATACGAACTCGCACTTGCTTTAAAAAAAGGCAAGTTTGTTTCGGAAGGCTGGCGCACAACAAAAGAGGGAAAGCAATTCTGGGGCGAGATGACGCTGGCTCCTCTGTACGGCCATCAAGAAGAATCAAACGGATTCAGTTGTGTTGTGCGAGACGTGACCGAAAAAAAGAAAGAAGAAATTGAAGTACGACAGAATGCGGACCGCATTCGCCTGATGGTAGAAGCCGTACGCGATTATGCTATTTTCCTGCTCGACACGACGGGGCACATCATTACTTGGAACGAAGGCGCCCGCCGGATCAAAGGCTATTCAGCAAACGAAATCATCGGCAAGCATTTCTCCACCTTTTATACAGCCGAAGATTTAGAGGACAAAAAACCCGAACGGGAATTACGCATAGCCACAGCCACAGGCAAGTATGAAGAGGAGGGCTGGCGGGTACGAAAAAACGGGTCGGTCTTTTGGGCCAACGTGGTCATCACAGCGCTGTTTAACGAGCAAAACAAGCTCGTTGGTTTTTCGAAAGTTACCCGTGACCTGTCGGAAAGAAAAGGAATTGAAGAAAACCTGCGGGCAAACGAGGAACGCTATCGTTCGCTGGTGGAGCAGGTAAGGGATTACGGCATTTTCATGCTCGACGAAAGTGGGCGAATCATTAGTTGGAACGAAGGCGCCAAAAGAATTGAAGGGTACGAGGCGGATGAAATTATCGGTAAATATTTTTCCATCTTCTATCCCGAAGACGACGTATTGAACGGCAAGCCTTCGTACGAATTAAAAATAGCCCGCAGCGAGGGAAAATACGAAGAAGAAGGCTGGCGGGTGCACAAGAACGGAAGCCAGTTCTGGGCAAATGTTGTCATTACGCCCATTTACAATACAGCCGGCATTTTAATCGGGTTTTCAAAAGTAACAAGAGACCTCACCGAGCGGCAGGAGGCCGAAAGAGCCTTGCGTGAAAGCTACGAACGTTACCGCGTGCTGGCAGAAGAATTGCGGGCCACCAACCACGAGTTAAGTTATGCCAACGAAGAACTGGAACAGTTCACGTCCATCGTTTCGCACGATTTGCAGGAACCTATCCGCACCGTTAAAAGTTTTCTGCAGCTCATTCACATGAAGCTTAATGCGCAACAGGCCGAAGACCTGAAAACCTACATTGACAAAGCCATTCATGCAGCCGACCGGATGCGGGAGCTGATTCGAAATCTTCTTCATTATTCGCAACTCAGCAAGGGCGAAATGATAGAGGAAAGAGTCGGTGTGAAAGAATTGGTGAACGCAGCGGTGCAAAACCTGAAAACCTCGATCGAAAGGGCAAACGCGGTTATTACGTTAGAGAGCAAGATTGAAGCCGTGGAGGGTGACCGTGTGCAACTGGTGCAGCTTGTGCAAAACCTTATAAGCAACGCAATGAAGTTTACCACCGCCGACCAACCGCAAATACAAATTTCTTGTTACGAGGAGAAGGGCTACGTAAAGTTTGCCGTAAGCGACAACGGCATTGGCATTGCTGAAACAGACAAGAACAAGGTCTTTGAAATTTTCAGACGGCTTCACACAAAAAAAGACTATCCCGGCACCGGCATCGGGTTGGCCATTTGCAAAAAAATTGTTGACCGCCACCGCGGTAAAATATGGCCGGAATCAAACCCCGGCAAGGGCACTACGTTTTATTTTACCCTGAACGAAGAAAAAGAGAAGGAACCCGCTTGA
- a CDS encoding response regulator: protein MKTYRIIIVENDEDEQFFMKEGFDAAGGFQIVAQLKSGDDLFEWLNEHKDNLPDVILSDLNMPGKNGYDIIEEQKKTGWWSKVPVIITSTSSTKSIMDRCLAQGAAAYIVKPDTFVEYVPYVRNLYKQMEEEKN from the coding sequence ATGAAAACCTACCGGATTATTATTGTTGAAAACGACGAGGACGAACAATTCTTCATGAAAGAAGGTTTTGACGCGGCCGGCGGCTTTCAGATTGTTGCCCAACTAAAAAGCGGTGACGATTTGTTTGAATGGTTGAACGAGCACAAAGACAATTTACCCGACGTGATTTTGTCCGATTTGAACATGCCCGGCAAAAATGGTTACGACATCATCGAGGAACAAAAAAAAACCGGCTGGTGGTCCAAGGTTCCCGTCATCATCACTTCTACGTCGTCAACAAAATCCATTATGGACCGTTGCCTTGCACAGGGCGCTGCCGCTTACATTGTAAAGCCTGACACCTTTGTAGAATACGTGCCGTATGTTCGAAACCTGTACAAACAAATGGAAGAAGAAAAAAATTAG